The following are from one region of the Vibrio rarus genome:
- a CDS encoding ABC transporter permease, whose protein sequence is MFNFDDLTKKKIARFRSIKRGYFSLIFLVLLVVLSLFSEALVNSKALVVSYQGHLYFPTYSKMRTGEDFGEQYGYEADYRTLQQKFAKQDNGDWVIMPIVPWNPLEQDYSNGFPPTAPNAHAQHYLGTDNSGRDVLARLIYGFRIAIFYAFITLGICYFIGVIVGSAMGYLGGKFDLIMQRIIEVWSMLPMLYVIMILVSIVKPNFALFVFINVLFGWIPITWYMRSISYKERAREYVLAARAQGASSWRIITKHILPNTLVMIVTLAPFTIVANISTLTALDYLGLGLTPPTPSWGDLLQQGKSNLDAWWIMSSVVFSIVGILTMITFIGEAIREAFDPKKQTKYS, encoded by the coding sequence ATGTTTAATTTTGATGATCTAACAAAAAAGAAGATTGCGCGCTTTCGTTCAATTAAACGCGGCTATTTTTCCTTAATATTTCTAGTGCTACTGGTGGTGCTCTCTTTATTCTCAGAGGCATTAGTGAACAGCAAAGCGCTAGTGGTGTCTTATCAAGGTCACCTCTACTTCCCTACCTACTCAAAAATGAGAACCGGTGAAGACTTTGGGGAGCAGTATGGCTATGAAGCGGACTACCGCACCTTACAACAAAAATTTGCCAAACAGGATAACGGTGACTGGGTAATTATGCCTATCGTACCGTGGAACCCATTAGAGCAAGATTACTCAAACGGGTTTCCACCGACAGCACCTAACGCTCATGCGCAGCACTACTTAGGCACTGATAACTCAGGTCGGGATGTATTAGCCCGTTTGATTTACGGCTTCCGTATTGCCATTTTCTACGCCTTCATCACCTTAGGTATTTGTTACTTTATTGGGGTAATTGTAGGCAGTGCTATGGGCTACTTAGGCGGTAAGTTTGACCTCATAATGCAACGTATTATCGAAGTGTGGTCCATGTTGCCCATGCTGTATGTCATTATGATCTTGGTTTCTATAGTGAAACCGAACTTCGCCTTATTTGTGTTCATTAACGTACTGTTTGGCTGGATACCCATTACTTGGTATATGCGGTCCATCTCTTATAAAGAGCGCGCTAGAGAGTATGTCCTTGCGGCAAGAGCCCAAGGAGCCAGTAGCTGGCGCATCATTACCAAACATATTTTGCCTAATACCTTGGTAATGATCGTGACTTTGGCACCGTTTACCATAGTGGCCAATATTTCAACCTTGACTGCGCTGGATTATCTAGGGCTTGGCCTAACGCCCCCTACCCCAAGTTGGGGTGACTTGCTACAACAAGGCAAATCCAACCTTGATGCATGGTGGATTATGAGCTCTGTTGTGTTCTCCATCGTTGGTATTTTGACCATGATTACCTTTATTGGTGAAGCCATTCGTGAAGCCTTCGATCCTAAGAAACAAACTAAGTACAGCTAA
- a CDS encoding extracellular solute-binding protein: protein MNINTLKTSTLLVALLGVMAVTPSYANTAATVSQEQTAPQLPSDLTWISNPDLPLFASPDAKRGGTLNLYLASYPLTLRTIGPDSNTAFRSYLMDGHPSLVGIHPNTLQPYPALATSWAFSKDNKTVYFRLDPQAKWSDGVPITADDYEFFFDYVFNKNVHAPFYKNYFTHKVTGITVYDKYTIALHSADALPHAQLLDRVAMQPKPKHFFKDGIDKNYLRTFNWKAEPTTGAYYVSALKKGRSIELSHVKDWWGYHNRYLKNRFNVDKIRFSIIRDPDLAFKYFEKGELDVFNVNSQKLWFDKTDSAPFRKGYIVKSMLNNEMSTGASGIWLNMVNPLLKNDEVREGIAYSINFDSVIKHVRHGEATRQNGFGTLVGKYKTPKDVGVKPFSPVEAKKHFAKAGYSTLGSDGLLYNKQDQPLQMTLTYLSARSTADVIILKEQAKKAGLDIELKLVDGSTGFKSLLEKKFQSAYFSMSAGFYPAYRQYFHSSNAVPQTNNFFSFSNPKMDELITKFDKAPTIEQQVLYSNKIQRMIMDANCFIPGTSSQFTRSAHWRYVRLPKNVGTAQTRYLFDESGLDLGLMWIDSKMKKQVLQAKSDGDTFPRITHLSTQSIGQ from the coding sequence ATGAATATAAATACTCTAAAAACATCAACGTTATTGGTTGCACTGCTTGGCGTAATGGCCGTTACGCCAAGTTACGCCAATACCGCAGCAACAGTCAGTCAAGAACAAACAGCGCCACAACTACCGAGTGACTTAACCTGGATTTCTAATCCAGATCTGCCACTATTTGCCAGTCCTGACGCAAAACGTGGCGGCACTTTGAATCTTTATTTAGCGTCTTATCCGTTAACCTTGCGTACCATTGGACCGGATTCAAACACGGCGTTCCGTTCATACTTAATGGACGGCCATCCAAGTCTTGTGGGTATTCACCCCAACACCTTGCAGCCTTACCCGGCTCTCGCAACTTCTTGGGCGTTTAGTAAAGACAATAAAACCGTTTATTTTCGCTTAGATCCACAAGCTAAATGGTCAGATGGTGTGCCAATTACCGCTGATGATTACGAATTTTTCTTCGACTATGTGTTTAATAAAAATGTGCACGCGCCGTTTTATAAGAACTACTTTACCCATAAAGTAACGGGCATCACAGTGTACGATAAATACACCATTGCTCTGCATTCAGCCGATGCCCTGCCCCATGCGCAGTTACTTGATCGTGTGGCTATGCAACCTAAGCCAAAACACTTTTTTAAAGATGGCATAGATAAAAACTATCTACGTACATTCAACTGGAAGGCCGAGCCTACCACCGGTGCATACTATGTATCAGCACTGAAAAAAGGCCGCTCTATTGAGCTATCACATGTGAAAGATTGGTGGGGATATCACAATCGCTATCTAAAAAATCGTTTCAATGTAGATAAAATCCGCTTTTCTATCATTCGTGACCCAGACCTTGCGTTTAAGTATTTTGAAAAAGGTGAATTGGACGTCTTTAATGTCAACTCACAGAAATTGTGGTTTGATAAAACAGACTCTGCCCCTTTCCGCAAAGGTTACATTGTAAAATCTATGCTCAATAATGAAATGTCTACGGGCGCTTCTGGCATTTGGTTAAACATGGTCAATCCATTGCTTAAAAATGATGAAGTGCGCGAAGGTATTGCTTACTCAATCAACTTCGATTCTGTTATTAAGCACGTCCGTCATGGAGAAGCCACTCGACAAAATGGTTTTGGCACTTTAGTGGGTAAGTACAAAACACCTAAAGATGTAGGTGTGAAACCTTTCTCTCCTGTAGAAGCGAAAAAGCACTTTGCTAAAGCGGGTTACTCTACTTTAGGCTCTGATGGTCTTTTATATAACAAGCAAGATCAGCCACTGCAAATGACCCTGACGTATCTCAGTGCCAGAAGCACCGCTGATGTTATTATTTTAAAAGAGCAGGCCAAAAAAGCAGGTTTAGACATTGAGCTTAAATTAGTAGATGGCTCTACTGGATTTAAATCCCTACTTGAGAAAAAATTCCAGTCCGCTTACTTTTCCATGTCTGCTGGATTTTATCCGGCCTATCGTCAGTACTTCCATTCAAGTAATGCCGTGCCTCAAACCAATAACTTCTTTAGTTTCTCCAATCCTAAAATGGATGAACTGATCACTAAGTTTGATAAAGCACCGACCATTGAACAACAGGTTTTATACTCCAATAAAATCCAACGCATGATCATGGACGCTAACTGTTTTATCCCTGGTACTTCATCGCAATTTACCCGTTCCGCTCACTGGCGTTATGTTCGTTTGCCAAAAAATGTGGGTACGGCACAAACTCGCTATTTGTTTGATGAAAGCGGTTTAGACCTTGGACTAATGTGGATTGATTCCAAAATGAAGAAACAGGTTCTACAGGCGAAGAGTGACGGTGATACCTTCCCTCGCATCACCCATTTAAGCACTCAATCAATCGGTCAATAA
- a CDS encoding ABC transporter ATP-binding protein, whose amino-acid sequence MSNNVLLSLNKVTTKFTTDEGDITALNGVTFDVIAGRTIGIVGESGCGKSITAASIMNLLPQPYGNVTDGEIIFEGRDITKLSQAERCALRGKDISMIFQDPMTALNPVVRVGKQVEEVYELHSKTLTTAEARRQAVLDMFTKVGISEPEKRLDVYPHELSGGMRQRVMIAMALACEPKVLIADEPTTALDVTIQAQILELMKRMQQQLGMAIVFITHDLGVVAEMCDDVAVMYAGNIVEQGDVFQIFGRPTHPYTQGLLASMPTVTSKPKTQLTTIEGSVPQLKDMPVGCRFVNRCTKAMEHCNTTKPSSTTVEAGHFVSCLAVKEVM is encoded by the coding sequence ATGTCAAACAATGTATTGCTGTCTCTGAATAAAGTGACGACTAAGTTCACTACCGATGAAGGGGATATTACCGCGTTAAATGGCGTCACTTTTGATGTTATCGCGGGTCGCACTATCGGTATTGTGGGTGAGTCTGGTTGTGGTAAAAGCATTACCGCAGCCTCCATCATGAATCTATTGCCACAACCTTATGGCAATGTCACTGACGGCGAAATTATCTTTGAAGGCAGAGATATTACTAAGCTAAGCCAAGCGGAGCGTTGCGCATTACGTGGTAAGGATATCTCTATGATATTCCAAGATCCGATGACAGCGCTTAACCCTGTGGTACGTGTAGGCAAGCAAGTAGAAGAAGTCTATGAGTTGCACAGTAAAACCCTCACCACTGCAGAAGCACGCCGTCAAGCGGTACTGGACATGTTTACCAAAGTAGGGATTTCTGAACCTGAGAAACGTTTGGATGTGTACCCACACGAACTGTCTGGGGGCATGCGTCAACGGGTAATGATTGCCATGGCATTGGCTTGCGAGCCAAAAGTGTTAATTGCAGACGAACCCACAACGGCTTTAGACGTAACCATTCAAGCGCAAATTTTAGAGCTGATGAAACGCATGCAGCAACAGCTTGGTATGGCCATTGTCTTTATTACCCACGACCTTGGTGTGGTCGCAGAGATGTGTGACGATGTTGCGGTAATGTATGCAGGTAATATTGTTGAGCAAGGGGATGTGTTCCAAATCTTTGGACGCCCTACTCACCCTTATACTCAAGGGTTACTGGCTTCCATGCCGACCGTTACCTCAAAACCAAAAACTCAGCTCACCACTATCGAAGGCAGTGTTCCACAATTGAAAGACATGCCTGTTGGTTGTCGCTTTGTCAACCGCTGCACTAAAGCAATGGAGCATTGCAATACCACTAAACCAAGCTCAACCACCGTTGAGGCTGGCCACTTTGTTTCTTGTCTTGCTGTTAAAGAGGTTATGTAA
- a CDS encoding ABC transporter ATP-binding protein — MTQATPLLQIKDLKQHFLVSNKLFQPKKYVYAVNGVSFDLYPGQTIGLVGESGCGKSTVGRTLLKLYEPTAGSIFFEGKDITNLSEKEMISLRKEMQVILQDPLESLNQRHTIGDILKEPFEIHGVGTAQERDQWVAELLVKVGLRPDSASRFPHEFSGGQRQRIGIARAIALKPKLIVCDESVSALDVSVQAQIVNLLLDLQKEMNIALIFIAHDLSVVRHVSDVIAVMYLGKFVEIGNAQEVFNTPKHPYTEALISAIPQPDPRAKKERIILQGDIPSPMNPPPGCAFSTRCRYAEASCSERAPSLDGQQHKVACHLADK; from the coding sequence ATGACACAAGCAACGCCTTTACTGCAAATTAAAGATCTAAAGCAGCACTTTTTAGTTTCTAATAAACTGTTTCAACCTAAAAAATATGTCTATGCCGTTAACGGTGTCTCCTTTGACCTCTATCCAGGACAAACCATTGGTCTTGTTGGAGAGTCAGGCTGCGGTAAAAGCACCGTAGGGCGGACGTTACTAAAATTGTACGAACCGACAGCGGGTAGCATTTTCTTTGAAGGCAAAGACATCACTAACCTCAGCGAAAAAGAGATGATCTCTTTGCGCAAAGAGATGCAAGTGATCTTGCAAGACCCCCTAGAAAGCCTTAATCAGCGCCATACTATTGGTGATATTCTAAAAGAACCCTTTGAGATCCACGGGGTTGGAACGGCACAAGAACGAGATCAATGGGTCGCGGAGTTATTAGTCAAAGTGGGGCTTCGTCCTGATTCGGCGTCTCGTTTCCCCCATGAGTTTTCTGGTGGTCAAAGACAACGTATTGGTATCGCACGCGCCATTGCCTTAAAACCTAAATTAATCGTCTGCGATGAATCTGTTTCCGCATTAGATGTTTCGGTACAAGCGCAAATAGTCAACTTACTGCTTGATCTGCAAAAAGAGATGAATATCGCACTGATATTTATTGCTCATGATCTGTCGGTAGTAAGGCATGTCTCAGATGTTATTGCCGTGATGTATCTCGGAAAATTCGTTGAAATTGGCAATGCGCAAGAGGTGTTTAACACGCCTAAGCACCCTTACACCGAAGCATTAATTTCAGCCATTCCTCAGCCTGATCCGCGAGCGAAGAAAGAGCGCATTATCCTGCAAGGTGATATTCCATCACCAATGAATCCACCACCGGGTTGTGCGTTTTCCACACGTTGCCGTTACGCCGAAGCTTCATGCTCTGAGCGTGCGCCAAGCTTGGATGGACAACAACATAAAGTGGCGTGCCATTTAGCCGATAAATAG
- a CDS encoding M42 family metallopeptidase, which yields MEKKIIELKKLTELNAVPGNEGECRRYMAKRFEGLADEVVLDNLGSIIGHKVGDEHGPRIMLAGHMDEVGFMVTEIEKSGFVKFTPLGGWWSQVMLAQQLTITTGSGEHIHGVIGSKPPHILKPAERTKPVEIDTMFIDVGVASKEEAEALGIKPGDMITPYIEFREMANKDYLMGKAFDNRIGCAIALDVMDNLKGVAHPNQLFSVGTVQEEVGLRGARTASNLVQPDIAIAVDVGIADDTPGCDNKGVMGNGPQLTLKDASMVGHKGLRELCVSICEELDIPFQYQVLNGGGTDAGAMHVSGHGAPSISIGIPSRYIHSHTSMIHKQDYNNTTKLITELVKRLDVTTVNSLLMD from the coding sequence ATGGAAAAAAAAATCATCGAGCTGAAAAAGCTTACTGAACTTAACGCAGTACCCGGCAACGAAGGTGAATGTCGCCGTTATATGGCTAAGCGATTCGAAGGTCTTGCGGATGAAGTCGTATTAGATAACCTAGGTAGCATCATAGGTCATAAAGTCGGTGATGAGCATGGCCCTCGTATTATGCTCGCAGGCCATATGGATGAAGTGGGCTTTATGGTCACTGAAATTGAAAAATCGGGTTTCGTTAAATTCACTCCATTGGGTGGTTGGTGGAGCCAAGTCATGCTTGCTCAACAACTGACTATCACAACGGGTAGTGGTGAGCACATCCACGGTGTGATTGGTAGCAAGCCACCACACATACTAAAACCTGCAGAGCGCACTAAACCTGTAGAAATCGATACTATGTTTATTGATGTGGGCGTGGCTTCTAAAGAAGAAGCGGAAGCTTTAGGCATCAAACCTGGTGATATGATCACCCCTTACATTGAGTTTCGTGAAATGGCAAACAAAGACTACCTTATGGGTAAAGCCTTTGATAACCGTATCGGTTGTGCCATTGCATTAGATGTCATGGATAACCTAAAAGGCGTGGCTCACCCTAACCAATTGTTCTCTGTTGGCACAGTACAAGAAGAGGTGGGCCTACGCGGCGCACGTACTGCATCAAACTTAGTACAGCCTGATATTGCAATTGCTGTCGATGTAGGTATCGCCGATGATACCCCTGGATGTGATAATAAAGGCGTAATGGGTAATGGGCCTCAATTAACATTAAAAGATGCGTCTATGGTTGGTCATAAAGGTTTGCGTGAATTGTGCGTAAGCATTTGTGAAGAATTGGATATTCCATTCCAATACCAAGTATTAAATGGCGGTGGCACTGATGCGGGTGCAATGCATGTTTCAGGTCATGGGGCGCCATCGATTTCAATTGGCATTCCATCTCGTTACATCCACTCTCATACTTCAATGATTCATAAGCAAGACTACAACAACACCACTAAGTTGATCACTGAACTGGTTAAACGTTTAGATGTGACTACTGTTAATTCACTATTGATGGATTAA
- a CDS encoding zinc-dependent metalloprotease — MRKSLLHCSILLASASLFGCGPGDEPYDTVAKDPNMISSSDIEQNVKADDGTSHARRYLFLRTIRKAPRYFASIGSNQWYNDTKLVTLKRSENGIEVLQEDKAAIGEGQEYSPFDNAENLRPLLTINGSYIDYKCATDSYDKCTNQEQVNNDADVEWDQKKYFVPDLNNLTVKDIGFNDVSMNSCLSKVGAPRVVHRTEQTANGKTVSWNGHEIDLKNGVINLEIAQDYQASMSASCESFSPQDSIDNYSLTVTSFVSIVALDSPQESDDNQPATLVSKNYKPIPYAHQESIKYGFFATDIEHLDTFNRGNRDGQFRQYLQRWNPKKTKLHYYLSNDFYEAKNAPYLAAATQSIALINAENSVFKTGVPQIELAPAGNRQSGDLRYTIIELADEPLANGLLGYAPSATNPLTGEIVSGVVNQYSGNAINVVPTYWQEIRRAFNHGKISKSQLDSKVNHTASYLSSSHAITTNQAKNIVNPVTGSNSMYGNKLDHFAKILSGGFETLSPSQVTDLAEHKTDNDIYEQRENGETVSLETLAKQQQDEMYNLSRNNMLSTKALTNTIYGNGDYRTLPQGVHELPGQKANKYRIDWSKDSYFTDATHKRMKNFGDLSVADQQDLKVKLSAAIFASTLTHEMGHSLGLRHNFMGSVDAENYNFDSTQIAKLKTKLSSMGYPNIEPNSNSSSRMEYSLDAYTSGYGPYDIAALRFGYARQIQLTKDGKAILSSGKNTDLSDVSIVDNNYVSLKKRDEERRAEIADLQGRGEGQGKYSRGVADKTVLGLTKTFKFCTDEDTYLGNTCNRFDAGFTSAQITHNKAFDIDDRFIETNTRNDRENFGMSYLTYYTLYRLRQFDALHAFIDDSHDFVMGSGEDGLLLENQKLFNHIINECKTQDPVTGEYDVKDIPFTLSQYNNNLKAVGIICDWIAGTENSRDYLLHTAMAPLGRYITYNYVVPPSSLFSQNLPLKVVKEEYVSKNGPLNLAQGEVLLDSDSHQQLLRDMAQNAIDVLSPGASLLDEKQKVTLTDGSVITGKVTLTGHPLNSLQADNADPNHGYTSDRDVLGSWPDKLLAVRELLSRSTSRLTDLSTTGALADDAFAGEILKLGLCRQALAGTYSITQTSDENLLNCLPVLNGDLFSNGKFADADAQTAFLTNYTAQNIVYNAFSDWADTDIETLPTYTYAVAQYFNLPMKGKVNILRAMLNQFVLGSSTNNTGVNLQSVTKSYREYASVYTEEASYAYQKPIVFDFNNMSDIPAMKANLDFLLARDPKGQDMIVRMIGAKEDFVVKEDNRLALVLIKAYIKSLVDASNASSNPTLQASLDKKVERLANIINTLPRTDEYAELDRTAYLADL; from the coding sequence ATGAGAAAAAGTTTGCTGCATTGCAGCATATTGCTTGCTTCCGCTAGCCTTTTTGGCTGTGGGCCAGGTGATGAGCCGTATGACACGGTAGCGAAAGATCCTAACATGATCTCGAGTTCGGATATTGAGCAAAATGTAAAAGCGGATGATGGAACCTCCCATGCTCGTCGTTACCTCTTTTTACGTACCATCCGCAAAGCACCTCGCTATTTCGCTTCTATTGGTAGTAATCAATGGTACAACGATACCAAACTGGTCACTTTAAAGCGTTCTGAAAACGGCATTGAAGTTTTACAAGAAGATAAAGCCGCCATTGGTGAAGGCCAAGAATACTCTCCATTTGATAATGCAGAAAACCTTCGACCATTATTAACTATCAACGGCAGCTATATTGATTATAAATGTGCCACAGATAGCTACGATAAATGTACAAACCAAGAGCAAGTTAATAACGACGCCGATGTTGAGTGGGATCAGAAAAAATATTTTGTCCCTGACTTAAACAACCTTACTGTTAAAGATATTGGCTTCAACGATGTGTCCATGAATAGCTGTTTATCTAAAGTAGGTGCCCCTCGCGTTGTACATCGCACCGAACAAACAGCCAATGGCAAAACCGTATCTTGGAATGGTCACGAAATTGACCTGAAAAATGGGGTGATTAACTTAGAAATTGCTCAAGATTATCAGGCGAGCATGTCTGCAAGCTGTGAAAGCTTCTCTCCACAAGATTCTATCGACAATTATTCACTTACCGTTACCAGTTTTGTCTCTATTGTGGCTCTCGACTCACCACAAGAAAGTGATGACAATCAACCTGCAACGCTGGTTTCTAAAAACTACAAACCAATCCCGTATGCGCACCAAGAAAGTATTAAATACGGTTTCTTCGCAACGGACATCGAACATTTAGATACCTTTAACCGAGGCAACCGAGACGGTCAATTCCGTCAATATTTGCAACGTTGGAATCCAAAGAAAACCAAATTACACTACTATCTATCCAATGATTTCTATGAAGCAAAAAATGCACCTTATTTAGCGGCAGCAACGCAAAGTATTGCATTAATCAACGCAGAAAACTCGGTATTTAAGACTGGCGTTCCTCAAATCGAACTGGCTCCTGCTGGTAACCGTCAATCGGGTGATTTACGTTACACTATTATCGAACTGGCTGATGAACCGCTAGCCAATGGCTTATTAGGTTATGCTCCATCTGCAACCAACCCACTTACTGGGGAAATTGTTTCAGGTGTCGTAAACCAATATAGTGGTAACGCAATTAATGTTGTGCCTACTTACTGGCAAGAAATCCGCCGTGCGTTTAACCATGGTAAAATTTCTAAGTCACAATTGGACAGTAAAGTTAACCATACTGCTTCATACCTATCATCCTCGCATGCTATCACCACAAACCAAGCAAAAAATATCGTTAATCCTGTTACCGGCAGCAACAGTATGTATGGTAATAAACTCGATCATTTTGCGAAAATTCTTAGTGGTGGCTTTGAAACATTATCACCGTCTCAGGTTACCGATCTCGCCGAGCATAAAACAGATAATGACATCTATGAGCAACGCGAAAATGGTGAGACTGTATCGCTAGAAACACTGGCTAAACAGCAGCAAGATGAAATGTATAACCTTAGTCGCAACAATATGTTAAGCACTAAGGCGTTAACCAATACTATTTATGGCAATGGTGACTACCGTACCCTACCTCAAGGTGTCCACGAGCTTCCAGGGCAAAAAGCCAATAAATATCGTATTGATTGGAGTAAAGACAGTTATTTCACCGACGCAACTCATAAACGAATGAAAAACTTCGGTGATTTGAGCGTTGCAGATCAACAAGATCTTAAAGTGAAACTATCTGCTGCTATCTTTGCCAGCACCTTAACTCATGAAATGGGACACAGCCTAGGGCTTCGTCACAACTTTATGGGCAGTGTGGATGCGGAGAACTACAACTTTGATAGTACTCAAATCGCTAAGTTGAAAACTAAGCTCTCTTCTATGGGTTACCCAAATATTGAGCCTAATTCAAACTCAAGTAGTCGCATGGAATATAGCCTTGATGCGTACACCAGTGGCTATGGTCCATATGATATCGCAGCTCTTCGATTCGGTTACGCTCGCCAAATTCAGCTAACCAAAGATGGTAAAGCGATACTAAGTAGTGGCAAAAACACTGACTTAAGTGATGTTAGCATCGTTGATAACAACTATGTTTCACTGAAAAAACGTGATGAAGAACGCCGTGCTGAAATCGCCGATCTTCAGGGACGTGGTGAAGGTCAAGGTAAATATTCTCGAGGTGTTGCGGATAAGACTGTGTTAGGTCTCACTAAGACATTCAAATTCTGTACAGACGAAGATACCTACCTCGGCAATACTTGTAACCGATTTGATGCCGGCTTTACGAGTGCACAAATTACGCACAATAAAGCCTTTGACATTGATGACCGCTTTATTGAAACCAATACACGTAATGACCGTGAAAACTTCGGTATGTCTTACCTGACCTACTACACTCTTTATCGTTTAAGACAATTCGATGCATTGCATGCGTTCATTGATGATTCACATGACTTCGTGATGGGGTCCGGTGAAGATGGTTTATTATTAGAAAACCAAAAACTGTTCAATCACATTATCAATGAATGTAAAACGCAAGATCCAGTTACTGGGGAATATGATGTAAAAGATATTCCATTTACATTAAGTCAATATAACAATAACCTTAAAGCTGTGGGTATCATTTGTGACTGGATTGCAGGCACAGAAAACTCTCGTGACTACTTGCTACATACTGCAATGGCTCCATTAGGACGGTACATAACGTATAATTATGTCGTTCCACCGAGTTCTCTATTCTCTCAGAATTTACCGCTCAAAGTCGTTAAAGAAGAATATGTATCGAAAAATGGCCCTCTAAACTTAGCTCAAGGAGAAGTCCTACTCGATTCAGATAGCCATCAGCAGTTATTAAGAGATATGGCTCAGAATGCCATTGATGTTTTATCTCCTGGCGCTAGCTTGCTCGATGAGAAACAGAAGGTTACATTAACTGACGGTAGCGTCATTACCGGTAAGGTAACGTTAACGGGTCACCCATTAAATAGCTTACAAGCGGATAATGCGGATCCTAACCATGGCTATACCAGTGACCGTGATGTATTAGGCTCTTGGCCTGATAAACTACTTGCAGTAAGAGAGTTACTATCTCGTAGCACATCAAGATTAACCGATTTAAGTACCACTGGTGCATTGGCTGATGATGCTTTTGCTGGGGAAATCTTGAAACTAGGTTTATGTCGCCAAGCCTTAGCCGGTACGTATTCAATAACACAAACTTCAGATGAAAACTTACTGAATTGTTTGCCAGTTCTTAATGGTGACTTATTCAGTAACGGTAAATTCGCTGATGCAGATGCACAAACAGCGTTTTTGACCAATTACACTGCACAAAACATTGTGTACAATGCATTCTCAGATTGGGCTGATACTGATATAGAAACGTTACCAACGTATACTTATGCTGTTGCACAGTACTTTAATTTACCAATGAAAGGTAAAGTGAATATTCTAAGAGCAATGCTTAACCAGTTTGTATTGGGTTCAAGTACCAACAATACTGGGGTTAATTTACAATCGGTGACTAAATCGTATCGTGAATATGCCAGTGTTTACACTGAAGAGGCAAGCTATGCTTACCAAAAACCAATTGTCTTTGATTTCAATAATATGAGTGATATCCCAGCAATGAAAGCAAACCTAGATTTCTTGCTGGCTCGCGATCCTAAAGGTCAAGATATGATCGTTCGTATGATTGGCGCTAAAGAAGACTTTGTGGTAAAAGAAGACAACCGCCTAGCATTAGTTTTGATCAAGGCTTATATCAAGTCATTAGTTGATGCTAGTAATGCATCTAGTAACCCAACGCTACAGGCATCTCTTGATAAAAAAGTAGAGCGATTGGCTAATATCATTAACACATTACCAAGAACAGATGAATACGCAGAGCTTGACCGCACAGCGTATCTAGCGGATCTGTAA